One window from the genome of Spirosoma rhododendri encodes:
- a CDS encoding coiled-coil domain-containing protein gives MTDYSATTSANTSSRNKGIRPVAVGVLVGVASLLVYLFVGAQNETRDLQEAVTTQVEQLARTQTQLDSLSTVLDTRIADVRRLGGSVGKLEKVKASLEADKKRLTYDMRFSARTYDRRIHQYESFLASRDADIRLIRDEKNVLADRARVLEEEREQVLSENAGLRYDRDELSRTVATYSAQNDDLQRKVTLASAMKALNVEVRSLTETGRERQGGTYRASRTDRLKILFTLAANPLATKNTKDIYLRVLDPTGSVLSDDRVGGTLTYDGLAVGYSMRQAVPFENNDQRVELLYHRDSPYRPGSYTVELYAEGFRIGQGEFILK, from the coding sequence ATGACCGACTACTCAGCAACCACCTCCGCCAATACGTCCAGTCGAAATAAAGGCATTCGCCCCGTTGCCGTCGGTGTGCTGGTGGGCGTTGCGTCGCTGCTGGTGTATCTGTTCGTGGGGGCACAGAACGAAACGCGGGATCTTCAGGAGGCCGTAACGACGCAGGTCGAGCAGCTCGCCCGCACGCAAACGCAGCTCGACTCGCTGTCGACGGTGCTCGATACCCGTATCGCCGATGTTCGTCGGCTGGGTGGCAGTGTTGGGAAGCTGGAAAAGGTGAAAGCCAGCCTCGAAGCCGACAAAAAGCGACTGACGTACGACATGCGCTTTTCGGCCCGCACGTACGATCGGCGCATTCACCAGTACGAATCGTTTCTGGCGTCGCGCGATGCCGACATACGGCTTATCCGGGATGAAAAGAATGTGCTGGCCGACCGTGCTCGCGTGCTGGAAGAGGAGCGTGAACAGGTGCTGAGCGAAAACGCGGGGCTGCGCTACGACCGCGATGAGTTGAGCCGAACCGTGGCTACCTATTCGGCTCAGAACGATGATCTGCAACGGAAAGTAACGCTGGCGTCGGCTATGAAAGCTCTCAATGTCGAGGTGCGGTCGCTGACGGAAACCGGGCGCGAACGGCAGGGCGGTACCTACCGGGCGTCGCGCACCGACCGGCTCAAAATTCTTTTCACACTGGCGGCTAACCCGCTGGCGACGAAAAATACCAAAGACATTTACCTGCGCGTGCTCGACCCAACCGGCAGCGTCTTGAGCGACGACCGCGTGGGTGGTACATTGACGTACGACGGCCTTGCTGTCGGATACAGCATGCGTCAGGCGGTGCCGTTTGAGAACAACGACCAACGGGTCGAACTGCTGTACCACCGCGACTCACCGTATCGCCCCGGCTCCTACACCGTTGAACTATACGCTGAAGGGTTCCGCATCGGGCAGGGGGAATTTATACTGAAATGA
- a CDS encoding response regulator transcription factor, with the protein MKLLLIEDEVKTLLSLKQGLEEEQWAVDIAYDGAMGFQLATRNDYALIISDIILPGINGLDLCRKLRAADVTTPILLLTALGTTDDKIDGLDAGADDYLAKPFELRELLARVRALTRRSAAQPTYTGSTLTLADLTLNPDTKLVTRAGQEITLTAKEFQLLDYLLRNQGRVVSKAELGEKIWDVTFDTGTNVIEVYVNFLRKKIDRDFEPKLLHTQIGMGYVLKLMA; encoded by the coding sequence ATGAAGTTATTGTTGATTGAGGATGAAGTTAAGACGCTGCTCAGCCTGAAACAGGGGCTGGAGGAAGAGCAGTGGGCTGTCGACATTGCCTACGACGGGGCCATGGGCTTTCAACTGGCTACCCGCAACGACTACGCGCTCATCATCTCCGACATTATTTTGCCCGGCATCAACGGGTTGGACCTGTGCCGGAAATTGCGCGCGGCCGACGTGACAACGCCCATCCTGCTGCTGACCGCGCTGGGGACAACCGATGATAAAATCGACGGGCTGGATGCCGGAGCCGACGATTACTTGGCTAAGCCCTTTGAACTGCGCGAATTGCTGGCGCGGGTGCGGGCCCTGACCCGGCGCAGTGCCGCGCAGCCCACCTACACCGGTAGTACGCTCACCCTCGCCGACCTGACGCTCAACCCCGACACCAAGCTTGTCACACGGGCCGGGCAGGAAATCACACTGACGGCTAAAGAATTTCAACTGCTCGATTACCTGCTGCGTAACCAGGGGCGGGTGGTGTCGAAGGCGGAGCTGGGCGAAAAAATCTGGGACGTTACGTTTGATACCGGTACCAACGTGATTGAGGTGTACGTCAACTTCCTGCGTAAGAAAATCGACCGCGACTTCGAGCCGAAACTGCTGCACACGCAGATCGGGATGGGGTACGTGCTTAAACTGATGGCCTGA
- a CDS encoding M12 family metallo-peptidase translates to MRQLSTLVCICLCFGVWIATATAQTVPFCGVDDRVLPDSVIRLMARLPQLRAGQQARRAAGEQRVCRIAVDIDSDTYLAYAKDTNQIRSYVLAQIGQVSTIFEREINTKLTVVSIHIWKDTEPDPYRGETNPLTLFNRIQTAWPQLPNRIALDKRVYLLTKQTSTAVLGVGGGGYVVARLDIPVLAHELGHAFDSPHTHNCAWPGGPIDYCSDIEGGCYTGSLEYARGTLMSYCEIRQQSFHPFCQTLMTNYAITNLPVLNTPAQAPLLPAQLTLTNTPFLYWDGQPTASRYDIEVSQTADFARKQLSDTTATNGYSLTQLVPGQPYFIRVRSVNRLGASDWSGVCQLQLAGSTADVPVLLSPTNDQTMVPYSDNKLFTVRPVAGAVSYQFQLTFDNDLAFATPLTTTMVTTPTLSLTDYNSGAFRWRVRALFSNRTGPWSTPNRFFCNPPNYRFNRPFDEVAPLTFPYLYLPAIQSAVVRVVVSTDPQFTKPVYSKTFRDATQYTDILQDLTPFTTYYVRSEEINTRPDYPAGTLAGITSSFRTGDEAISSAWTFINGGTRPDLPQGYVFGSSKAGNGAMWAINDNGLARLAEDSIRTFSRQSTRGKIGNQRAVISTDDDGAIWLMNRISANVFKNGIPVPYFQMGKLDEATGTLTNRVTFTYSGADGLSGFDARQRLVFTSYAVYRVSGDSLTTLYKLPVGAALTRWATRAGLLWLIQANYANTAVPTSLVRINTATGATTLFNMTNTPSLDKYLNLLVVDRRGTVWVSHSGGTATTAPLVRFDGQTWTSFLRSSTMPISSPIDMTVDAADNLLVNDYGTPYTIYRYDGTAWRQVTKVTPGALQSINVDSRGAIWLSGQFQLARFNPCSDLKAPTLTVDKPTVEAGGIITLQAAGCQDVLWSWAAGADTVSNRLIRYSNLHAIKSEANTVYQASCYRDGCVGKAASLSVTVVPVLALTASAQRSYCPGDSVGVSITQQGQFATGNQFTLRLRNQAQTTTLTTRQQGQLLTTTLPADLTPGSYVLYAQSTQPVVRTRDSVQVTLAPLPTAELSTNKQLFPVGDSSRVTVSLTGTPPWQLLDAVNRPVTVSTSPYTFYIRATQPANFTVALNDLRDANCKRGIIKNNLVVSSLILADEPAASSQIAVFPNPVARQVIVDAAIPIAELSLRDMQGREVARQSVTGRHTRFDWALPDLPVGQYTLLVLTTDGNRSHWKIIRH, encoded by the coding sequence ATGAGACAACTCTCCACACTCGTTTGCATCTGTCTATGTTTCGGTGTCTGGATCGCGACAGCTACGGCACAGACCGTGCCTTTCTGCGGGGTCGACGATCGGGTATTGCCCGACAGCGTCATACGGCTTATGGCCCGACTTCCGCAGCTGCGGGCGGGTCAGCAGGCACGCCGGGCGGCTGGTGAGCAACGGGTCTGCCGAATCGCCGTCGATATCGATTCCGATACGTATCTGGCCTACGCTAAAGATACCAACCAAATCCGCAGTTACGTGCTGGCACAGATCGGGCAGGTGTCGACCATCTTCGAACGCGAAATCAATACCAAACTGACCGTGGTGTCTATTCACATCTGGAAAGACACGGAGCCGGACCCGTACCGGGGCGAAACCAACCCACTTACCTTGTTCAATCGAATTCAGACGGCCTGGCCCCAACTACCCAACCGGATCGCGCTGGACAAACGTGTTTACCTGCTGACCAAACAAACCTCCACCGCAGTTCTCGGCGTTGGTGGTGGTGGCTACGTCGTTGCCCGGCTCGATATACCCGTCCTGGCGCACGAATTGGGTCATGCTTTCGACTCCCCCCACACACATAACTGCGCATGGCCGGGTGGCCCCATCGACTACTGCTCGGACATAGAAGGGGGTTGTTATACCGGATCGCTCGAATACGCCCGGGGCACCCTGATGAGTTACTGCGAAATTCGCCAGCAATCGTTTCATCCGTTTTGCCAGACGCTGATGACCAACTATGCGATTACAAACCTGCCGGTATTAAACACACCCGCGCAGGCACCGCTACTGCCCGCACAGCTTACTCTGACTAATACGCCATTTCTTTACTGGGACGGGCAACCAACAGCCAGCCGGTATGACATCGAAGTAAGCCAGACCGCCGATTTCGCGCGCAAACAGCTTAGCGATACAACGGCCACAAACGGCTACAGCCTGACGCAGCTAGTACCGGGGCAGCCGTATTTTATTCGGGTGCGGTCGGTCAATCGGCTGGGCGCGTCGGACTGGTCGGGCGTTTGCCAGCTTCAACTGGCGGGTTCGACAGCCGATGTACCCGTCCTGCTCTCGCCCACCAACGATCAGACAATGGTGCCCTACAGCGACAACAAACTCTTTACGGTGCGACCCGTTGCGGGGGCCGTGTCCTACCAGTTTCAGCTGACGTTCGACAACGATCTGGCGTTTGCGACTCCGCTGACAACGACGATGGTGACGACGCCAACGCTCAGCCTGACCGATTACAACTCGGGAGCCTTCCGGTGGCGGGTGCGGGCACTATTCAGCAACCGGACTGGGCCCTGGTCGACACCGAACCGTTTTTTTTGCAACCCACCCAACTATCGTTTTAACCGGCCATTTGATGAAGTCGCTCCGTTGACTTTCCCATATCTCTACCTCCCAGCCATTCAGTCGGCAGTGGTTCGTGTGGTCGTCAGTACAGATCCGCAGTTTACCAAACCCGTCTATTCCAAGACGTTCCGCGACGCGACGCAGTACACCGACATTCTCCAGGACCTGACGCCCTTCACCACGTACTACGTCCGCTCCGAGGAAATAAATACCCGGCCCGACTACCCGGCGGGTACCCTGGCCGGAATCACCAGTTCGTTTCGCACCGGCGACGAGGCCATCTCATCGGCCTGGACTTTTATCAACGGCGGCACCCGACCCGACTTGCCTCAGGGATACGTGTTTGGATCGTCCAAAGCAGGCAATGGGGCCATGTGGGCGATAAACGACAACGGCCTGGCCCGCCTGGCGGAGGATAGCATACGGACGTTTAGCCGGCAATCGACCCGTGGTAAAATCGGAAATCAACGGGCAGTTATCAGTACCGATGACGACGGGGCCATCTGGCTGATGAACCGGATCAGTGCCAACGTCTTCAAGAACGGAATTCCCGTTCCCTACTTCCAGATGGGCAAGCTGGACGAGGCTACCGGCACCCTCACCAACCGGGTCACGTTTACGTACAGCGGAGCCGACGGCCTTAGTGGATTCGACGCCCGGCAACGGCTGGTTTTTACCAGCTATGCCGTCTATCGCGTGTCGGGCGATAGCCTGACGACGCTGTACAAACTACCCGTCGGCGCTGCGTTGACCCGTTGGGCTACCCGGGCCGGGCTACTCTGGCTGATCCAGGCTAATTACGCCAACACAGCCGTACCCACGTCGCTGGTTCGCATCAACACCGCTACCGGGGCTACGACCCTGTTCAACATGACCAACACCCCCTCGCTGGATAAGTACCTGAATCTGCTGGTCGTCGACAGACGGGGAACGGTGTGGGTGTCGCATTCGGGCGGGACGGCTACTACCGCACCTCTGGTCAGATTCGACGGACAAACCTGGACGAGCTTCCTCCGGAGCAGTACGATGCCAATCTCGTCTCCAATCGATATGACCGTCGACGCAGCAGACAATTTGCTGGTAAACGATTACGGCACGCCATACACGATATACCGCTACGACGGCACGGCCTGGCGTCAGGTGACGAAAGTGACTCCCGGTGCGCTACAGTCAATCAACGTCGACAGCAGGGGGGCCATCTGGCTGAGCGGTCAGTTTCAGCTCGCTCGCTTCAACCCCTGCTCAGATCTAAAGGCCCCCACGCTGACCGTCGACAAACCTACCGTCGAAGCGGGTGGAATCATCACCCTACAGGCGGCCGGTTGCCAGGATGTGCTATGGTCGTGGGCGGCCGGGGCAGATACAGTATCCAACCGCCTGATCCGCTATTCTAATCTGCACGCTATCAAATCCGAAGCCAACACGGTTTATCAGGCCAGTTGCTACCGGGATGGCTGCGTGGGGAAAGCCGCCAGCCTGAGCGTTACGGTAGTGCCCGTACTTGCGCTGACGGCGTCGGCGCAACGGTCGTACTGCCCGGGCGATTCAGTGGGGGTATCCATCACACAGCAGGGGCAGTTCGCAACGGGTAATCAGTTTACACTCAGGCTACGCAATCAGGCGCAGACAACCACCCTCACTACCCGCCAGCAGGGGCAATTGCTGACTACTACGCTCCCCGCCGATTTGACGCCGGGTTCCTACGTGCTGTATGCCCAGAGCACCCAGCCAGTCGTACGTACCCGCGACTCGGTGCAGGTTACGCTAGCGCCCCTGCCAACGGCTGAACTCAGCACCAACAAACAGTTATTTCCCGTCGGCGACAGCAGCCGCGTTACCGTTAGTCTGACCGGAACGCCCCCGTGGCAGCTACTCGACGCGGTAAATCGCCCGGTAACCGTATCGACATCACCTTACACGTTCTATATTAGAGCCACGCAGCCCGCCAACTTTACCGTCGCGCTGAATGATCTGCGCGATGCCAATTGCAAACGGGGAATCATCAAAAACAACCTGGTCGTAAGTTCACTGATTCTGGCCGACGAACCTGCCGCCAGCAGTCAAATTGCAGTATTCCCCAATCCAGTCGCCCGGCAGGTGATTGTCGACGCGGCCATTCCCATCGCCGAACTTAGCTTACGCGATATGCAGGGACGCGAAGTAGCGCGCCAGTCGGTCACGGGCCGACACACGCGATTCGACTGGGCGTTGCCGGATTTGCCAGTCGGACAATACACGCTGCTCGTCCTGACCACCGACGGTAACCGTAGCCACTGGAAGATTATTCGCCACTAA
- a CDS encoding glycoside hydrolase family 13 protein, with protein sequence MNRINRLSCLLLTAILTTGTFAVQAQTAPSIDRVNPTNWWVGMKYRTIQLMLHGPNAGTLAYTVSYPGVTLTKTHTVENPNYAFLDLTIAPTAKAGTVKLIGKKGAQTVTQPFELKARDKSPKGQGVTDADFIYLAMPDRFANGDPANDKFADMADQTADRSNPFARHGGDLMGAQRRLDYLKDLGVTAIWFTPVIENDQPMTNEGGSQRSAYHGYGFTDQYNVDRRLGGNAAYKTFVERAHAKGMRVVQDAVYNHVGINHWFVKDLPMKSWLHQWPTYTNTSYRYESITDPHGSEADRRVTTDGWFVPFLPDLNQNNPYVANYLIQHALWTVENFGVDAWRVDTYLYNDMPFMNRCNKALMDEYPAIHIFGESFVNNAIDQAYYVQNKIDFPFKSNQPGALDFVLFGAAVDALKPKESNGANRFYTALAQDAVYVDPTKLVTFLDNHDTDRYLSVIGEDYDRYKIGLTWLLTTRGIPCMYYGTEILMKNVRDPSDAEVRRDFPGGFDGDKENKFEAAGRTDRENDAWQFVRKLATYRRDTPVMHHGKLMQFLPQDNVYTFFRYDADKTVMVLTNLSDKAIKVDTKRFAERMTGMKSARNVLTDQTITDLNLIEAPAKTALVLELAK encoded by the coding sequence ATGAACCGAATAAATCGGCTGTCGTGCCTGTTGCTGACGGCTATTCTGACGACCGGTACGTTCGCCGTGCAGGCCCAGACCGCACCCAGCATCGACCGGGTGAACCCGACCAACTGGTGGGTTGGCATGAAGTACCGCACCATTCAGCTGATGCTTCACGGCCCGAACGCCGGAACGCTGGCTTACACGGTCAGCTACCCCGGCGTGACGCTTACCAAAACCCACACCGTCGAGAACCCCAACTACGCTTTCCTTGATCTGACCATTGCGCCCACGGCCAAAGCCGGGACGGTAAAGCTGATTGGGAAGAAAGGCGCGCAGACCGTTACCCAGCCGTTCGAGCTGAAAGCCCGTGACAAGTCGCCGAAAGGGCAGGGCGTAACCGACGCTGATTTCATCTACCTCGCCATGCCCGACCGCTTCGCCAACGGCGACCCGGCTAACGATAAATTCGCTGACATGGCCGATCAGACCGCCGACCGGAGTAATCCGTTTGCCCGGCACGGGGGTGATCTGATGGGCGCACAACGGCGGCTCGATTACCTGAAAGACCTCGGCGTAACGGCTATCTGGTTTACGCCCGTCATCGAAAACGACCAGCCGATGACCAACGAAGGTGGATCGCAGCGGTCGGCCTATCACGGCTACGGCTTCACCGATCAGTATAACGTCGACCGGCGGCTGGGTGGTAACGCGGCTTATAAAACGTTTGTCGAGCGGGCCCACGCCAAAGGGATGCGGGTCGTGCAGGACGCCGTGTATAACCATGTCGGTATTAACCACTGGTTTGTGAAAGACCTGCCGATGAAAAGCTGGCTCCACCAGTGGCCCACCTACACCAACACCTCATACCGCTACGAGTCGATCACCGACCCGCACGGCTCGGAAGCCGACCGGCGCGTCACGACCGACGGCTGGTTTGTGCCCTTCCTGCCCGACCTGAACCAGAACAACCCGTACGTGGCTAACTACCTGATTCAGCACGCCCTCTGGACGGTCGAAAACTTCGGCGTCGATGCGTGGCGGGTCGATACGTATCTCTACAACGATATGCCGTTTATGAACCGCTGCAATAAGGCGCTCATGGACGAGTACCCGGCCATTCACATCTTCGGCGAATCGTTTGTCAACAACGCCATCGACCAGGCCTACTACGTGCAGAACAAGATCGATTTTCCGTTCAAGTCGAATCAGCCGGGCGCGCTCGATTTTGTACTGTTCGGTGCTGCCGTTGACGCGCTGAAACCCAAAGAAAGTAACGGGGCCAACCGCTTTTACACCGCACTCGCGCAGGATGCCGTCTACGTCGACCCGACCAAACTGGTGACGTTTCTGGATAACCACGACACCGACCGGTATCTCTCAGTGATTGGTGAAGACTACGACCGTTACAAAATCGGCCTGACCTGGCTGCTGACCACGCGCGGGATTCCGTGTATGTACTACGGCACCGAAATTCTGATGAAAAACGTCAGGGACCCGTCGGATGCTGAAGTCCGGCGTGATTTTCCGGGTGGCTTCGACGGTGATAAGGAAAACAAGTTTGAAGCCGCCGGTCGCACCGACCGCGAAAACGACGCGTGGCAGTTCGTCCGTAAGCTGGCCACCTACCGGCGTGACACGCCCGTGATGCACCACGGCAAGCTCATGCAATTTCTGCCGCAGGACAACGTCTACACTTTCTTCCGCTACGACGCCGACAAAACAGTGATGGTGCTGACCAACCTGAGCGACAAAGCGATCAAAGTCGATACGAAGCGGTTTGCCGAGCGAATGACCGGAATGAAGTCGGCCCGCAACGTCCTGACCGACCAGACGATTACCGACCTGAACCTGATCGAAGCCCCCGCCAAAACTGCGCTGGTGCTGGAACTGGCGAAGTAA
- a CDS encoding ATP-binding protein: MGNIRTRLTVQFMGLVTVVLLLFSLGVYGFSRLYLEKRFFSRLQDRALSVTAQLFEPANSPVRRKPATTDPLPAELVSVYNETLHRTIFSADTGRTGLHEPFIGQLKPGRPRLYLRQGDRQLLAISLTGAARGNWILVSAVDQQGQAALTDLRQILGVMGLAGGLLLSLAGWLFAGRALAPMDDIVGQVNAIFPANMTRRVAHDNPDDEIGTLVATVNRLLDRVGEALLNQKLLIANVSHELKNPLTKIRSQLDVALRQPRDPDTYARLLTSLRDDTIALTDLTNTLLTLAGTDAESLPMQPVRLDELLWGVKEQVEKWNELYRVSITFADFPDEEESLLVMGNEAALKNLLLNLIDNACKFADDNQALVLFRADGDTITVQVANSGPTIPPADLPHIFEPFYRSRLTAATHRGMGWGSRLPPASPTCTGERSPPNRMIRALRLRSYCPYWPDFKPDLRSV; encoded by the coding sequence ATGGGGAATATCCGCACCCGCCTGACGGTACAGTTTATGGGGCTGGTAACGGTGGTGCTCCTGCTGTTTTCGCTGGGGGTGTACGGGTTCAGTCGGCTTTATCTGGAGAAACGATTTTTTAGCCGCCTGCAAGACCGCGCGCTGTCGGTTACGGCTCAGCTATTCGAACCAGCCAACAGTCCGGTCAGACGAAAACCGGCGACTACCGACCCGTTGCCTGCCGAACTGGTATCTGTCTACAACGAAACACTCCACCGCACCATTTTCAGTGCCGATACCGGCCGCACCGGGCTTCACGAGCCGTTCATTGGTCAGCTGAAACCGGGAAGGCCCCGGCTGTATCTGCGTCAGGGCGACAGGCAACTGCTGGCTATCTCGCTGACCGGGGCAGCCCGCGGCAACTGGATTCTGGTGAGTGCGGTCGATCAGCAGGGACAGGCGGCCTTGACCGACCTGCGGCAGATTCTGGGTGTGATGGGTCTGGCAGGGGGGCTGCTGCTGAGTCTGGCGGGCTGGCTGTTTGCGGGGCGGGCACTGGCACCCATGGACGATATTGTCGGGCAGGTCAACGCGATTTTTCCGGCCAACATGACCCGTCGCGTCGCCCACGACAACCCCGACGACGAAATCGGAACGCTGGTCGCGACGGTCAACCGGCTGCTGGATCGGGTGGGAGAGGCCCTGTTGAACCAGAAGCTGCTGATTGCCAATGTGTCGCACGAACTGAAAAACCCGCTGACCAAGATCCGGTCGCAACTCGACGTGGCCCTTCGCCAGCCCCGCGACCCCGACACCTACGCTCGCCTGCTGACGTCCCTGCGCGACGACACGATTGCCCTTACCGACCTCACCAACACGCTGTTGACGCTGGCCGGTACCGATGCTGAGTCGCTGCCCATGCAGCCGGTGCGGCTCGACGAACTGTTGTGGGGCGTTAAGGAGCAGGTTGAGAAGTGGAATGAACTGTACCGGGTGTCGATAACCTTTGCCGACTTTCCCGACGAGGAGGAGTCGTTGCTGGTGATGGGTAACGAAGCGGCCCTGAAGAATCTGCTGCTCAACCTGATTGATAACGCCTGCAAATTCGCCGACGACAACCAGGCGCTTGTTTTGTTCCGGGCCGACGGCGACACGATCACCGTTCAGGTAGCTAACAGCGGCCCGACCATCCCCCCGGCTGATCTGCCGCATATTTTTGAGCCGTTCTACCGCAGCCGACTTACCGCAGCTACGCACCGGGGCATGGGTTGGGGCTCGCGATTGCCGCCCGCATCGCCGACCTGCACCGGGGAACGATCACCGCCGAATCGAATGATTCGGGCGCTACGTTTACGCTCATACTGCCCGTACTGGCCCGATTTTAAGCCTGATTTAAGGTCAGTTTAA
- a CDS encoding alpha-amylase family protein, with translation MNTNFALPVNDKLIIYQAFTRLFGNSNTTNQPNGSRDENGVGTFRDINDAALRAIRQFGATHVWYTGILEHATQTDYSAHGITPDDPDVVKGRAGSPYAVKDYYDVDPDLATDVPNRMAEFDALVQRTHAHGLKVIIDFIPNHVARQYHSDVRPAGVVDLGQQDDTSVGFSPGNNFYYLPGQAFVSPERSEGRPNEGTLHEFPAKVTGSGSITARPDINDWYETVKLNYGYNVFENRLQLDPQPATWQQMLDILLFWADKGIDGFRCDMAQLVPVEFWQWAIGRVKQRYPRLLFIAEIYETHLYRPFIFQGGFDYLYDKVGLYDALRRLIEGHGSCYELTQVWQQQGDYPSHMLRFLETHDEQRIASRFFAGDPWAAIPAMTLAATMHTGPYLLYFGQEVGEPANGAEGFSGDDGRTTIFDYWGVPGWQGWLNRGQYDGGGLTDDQRNLRGVYQQLNYLVNGSDAIQNGHFYDLQWANDNGQSPGYDAHQVYSFLRYTDRQKLLIVCNFSAQTTVDTTVRLPRHALDTLQLDPQHTYQLTDIFLHHVQLDVVGQAGVPVTIPPRSVWVLEIKS, from the coding sequence ATGAATACCAATTTCGCCCTGCCGGTCAACGACAAGCTCATTATTTACCAGGCGTTTACCCGTCTGTTTGGCAATAGCAACACCACCAACCAACCCAACGGCAGCCGCGACGAAAATGGCGTCGGTACGTTCCGCGACATCAACGACGCGGCCCTGAGAGCCATCCGGCAGTTCGGCGCAACGCACGTCTGGTACACGGGTATTCTCGAACACGCAACCCAAACTGACTATTCGGCCCACGGCATCACGCCAGACGACCCGGACGTGGTAAAGGGCCGGGCCGGGTCGCCCTACGCAGTAAAAGATTACTACGACGTCGACCCCGATCTGGCAACCGACGTACCGAACCGGATGGCTGAGTTCGACGCGCTGGTGCAGCGGACCCACGCCCACGGCCTGAAAGTAATTATCGATTTTATCCCCAACCACGTGGCCCGGCAATACCACTCCGACGTCAGGCCAGCGGGGGTTGTCGATCTGGGGCAGCAGGACGACACGTCGGTGGGTTTTTCGCCCGGCAACAATTTTTATTACCTGCCCGGTCAGGCGTTTGTGTCGCCCGAAAGGTCAGAGGGTCGGCCCAACGAAGGCACATTACACGAGTTTCCGGCGAAAGTAACGGGTTCGGGATCGATCACAGCCCGGCCCGACATCAACGACTGGTACGAAACGGTGAAGCTTAACTACGGCTACAACGTCTTCGAGAACCGCCTGCAACTCGACCCGCAGCCCGCTACCTGGCAGCAGATGCTGGATATTCTGCTGTTCTGGGCCGATAAGGGCATCGACGGGTTCCGCTGCGACATGGCCCAGCTCGTGCCGGTTGAGTTCTGGCAGTGGGCCATCGGCCGGGTCAAGCAGCGGTACCCGCGCCTGCTTTTCATCGCCGAAATCTACGAGACACACCTCTACCGGCCCTTTATTTTTCAGGGTGGTTTTGACTATCTCTACGACAAAGTCGGGCTGTACGACGCGCTCCGGCGGCTGATCGAAGGGCACGGCTCCTGCTACGAACTAACGCAGGTCTGGCAGCAGCAGGGCGACTACCCCAGCCACATGCTGCGCTTTCTGGAAACCCACGACGAACAGCGGATTGCCTCCCGCTTTTTTGCCGGAGATCCGTGGGCAGCTATCCCGGCCATGACGCTGGCGGCTACCATGCATACAGGGCCGTACCTGCTGTATTTCGGGCAGGAAGTGGGCGAACCCGCCAATGGGGCCGAAGGGTTCAGTGGCGATGACGGCCGCACAACAATCTTCGATTACTGGGGTGTGCCGGGCTGGCAGGGCTGGCTCAACAGGGGGCAGTACGACGGCGGAGGGCTAACCGACGATCAGCGGAATCTGCGCGGGGTGTACCAGCAGCTAAACTACCTCGTCAACGGCTCCGACGCCATCCAGAACGGCCATTTCTACGACCTGCAATGGGCAAACGACAACGGCCAAAGCCCCGGCTACGACGCCCATCAGGTGTACAGCTTCCTGCGCTACACCGACCGGCAGAAGCTGCTGATCGTCTGCAATTTCTCGGCCCAGACTACCGTCGACACAACCGTCCGGCTGCCGCGCCACGCCCTCGACACGCTGCAACTCGACCCACAACATACCTACCAGCTGACCGACATTTTCCTGCATCACGTCCAGCTCGACGTGGTCGGGCAGGCGGGGGTTCCCGTTACGATTCCGCCCCGCAGCGTGTGGGTGCTCGAAATAAAATCGTAA